From the Halorhabdus utahensis DSM 12940 genome, one window contains:
- the nadC gene encoding carboxylating nicotinate-nucleotide diphosphorylase — MITDGQVEQWLREDVGHHDVTNHLPGETGGRLVAKERGIAAGIDAATAVFEYLDCAVESAVDDGTPIESGDVLLSVAGPTRDVLRGERPAVNVAAHASGIATKTRKAVDVTREVSDDVAIAGTRKTTPGLRGVEKRAVVAGGGDTHRLDLSHMAMVKDNHVAEMGLEGAVEHVAERTSFATQVEVEVEEPEDAPRAADAGADIVLLDNMSPGDCEQAVEALAANGHDDVLTEASGGITIETVPAYAKTGVDVISMGSLTHSADALDLSFRTATTD, encoded by the coding sequence ATGATCACCGACGGACAGGTCGAGCAGTGGCTTCGCGAGGACGTCGGCCACCACGACGTGACCAACCACCTGCCCGGCGAGACCGGGGGCCGACTCGTCGCGAAAGAAAGGGGTATCGCGGCCGGGATCGACGCCGCGACCGCCGTCTTCGAGTACCTGGACTGTGCGGTCGAATCGGCCGTCGACGACGGCACGCCGATAGAATCGGGTGACGTGCTGCTTTCCGTCGCCGGGCCGACCCGGGATGTCCTCCGCGGCGAGCGACCGGCGGTCAACGTCGCCGCCCACGCATCGGGGATCGCGACGAAGACCCGCAAGGCAGTCGACGTTACCCGAGAAGTGAGCGACGACGTGGCCATCGCCGGGACCCGGAAGACGACGCCCGGCCTGCGGGGGGTCGAGAAGCGCGCAGTCGTGGCGGGCGGCGGTGACACTCACCGGCTGGACCTCTCGCACATGGCGATGGTTAAGGACAACCACGTCGCCGAGATGGGGCTGGAAGGCGCAGTCGAACACGTCGCGGAACGGACCTCCTTCGCGACGCAGGTGGAAGTCGAGGTGGAGGAACCCGAAGACGCCCCGCGGGCCGCCGACGCCGGGGCCGACATCGTCCTGCTGGACAATATGTCGCCCGGTGACTGCGAGCAGGCTGTCGAGGCGCTCGCCGCGAACGGTCACGACGACGTGCTCACGGAAGCCAGCGGCGGGATCACAATCGAGACGGTGCCCGCATACGCGAAGACTGGTGTCGACGTGATCTCGATGGGATCGCTGACGCACTCCGCCGACGCACTGGATCTGTCGTTTCGGACGGCAACGACTGACTAG
- a CDS encoding DNA double-strand break repair nuclease NurA: protein MTLDPVHVDGIARLAGRLGGRVEDTDHDDLAATAWDEFLDPLYYEDEVILEPLGEQRRRAAPLPDIALEERPFDTQHGLDSGTINPTTFKNGLVLDVAQAAMAGVPSDLDLHRSRTVVVSAHTNDMTVDLGDDEWGRSDEGYTHERLLEVPRVDRYAQTVVHALALYLAESHHARANIGDVSDLLILDGPIYPTGLLNWADRHPELADLLESDEQPRDVVENYVRLVETCLEAEIPIVGFVKNSAANGLTRALRTKTGAPWANDNAFFEHVLSRYDGGELRTDALTFTNWFRSRIGTDRVLSSAGNALGVERELDPEAYEVTFFALYDPRDELVYRIEAPYALTRDADRRERLTMQLVADVAAERGPPVAVAKADELARIDATAKDQLRERIGREFDSDRQQSYNEQRWGSKYANGDGE from the coding sequence ATGACACTCGATCCGGTGCACGTCGACGGCATCGCCCGGCTGGCCGGTCGCCTCGGCGGGCGAGTTGAGGACACCGACCACGACGACCTCGCCGCGACAGCCTGGGACGAGTTTCTCGATCCCCTGTATTACGAGGACGAGGTGATCCTCGAACCGCTCGGCGAGCAACGGCGACGAGCGGCCCCGCTGCCCGACATCGCCCTGGAGGAGCGCCCCTTCGACACCCAGCACGGGCTTGACTCGGGGACGATCAACCCGACGACGTTCAAGAACGGGCTGGTGCTCGACGTCGCCCAGGCGGCGATGGCCGGCGTGCCCTCGGATCTGGACCTCCACCGTTCGCGGACGGTCGTCGTCAGCGCCCACACCAACGACATGACGGTCGACCTCGGCGACGACGAGTGGGGGCGCTCCGACGAGGGGTACACCCACGAACGACTGCTGGAAGTCCCGCGGGTCGATCGATACGCCCAGACGGTCGTCCACGCGCTCGCGTTGTACCTCGCCGAAAGCCATCACGCTCGGGCCAACATCGGGGACGTCTCGGATCTCCTCATACTGGACGGGCCGATCTACCCGACCGGCTTGCTCAACTGGGCCGATAGACATCCCGAACTCGCGGACCTGTTGGAATCCGACGAACAGCCCCGTGACGTCGTCGAGAACTACGTCAGGCTGGTCGAGACCTGCCTCGAAGCAGAGATTCCGATCGTCGGCTTCGTCAAGAACAGCGCCGCAAACGGCCTGACACGGGCACTCCGGACGAAGACGGGTGCGCCGTGGGCCAATGACAACGCCTTTTTCGAACACGTCCTCTCGCGGTACGACGGCGGTGAGCTTCGCACTGACGCGCTCACGTTCACGAACTGGTTCCGGTCACGGATCGGGACCGACCGCGTCCTCTCGTCGGCCGGGAACGCACTCGGTGTCGAGCGTGAACTCGACCCTGAAGCCTACGAAGTTACCTTCTTCGCGCTGTACGATCCTCGCGACGAGTTGGTCTATCGGATCGAGGCCCCGTACGCCTTGACGCGGGACGCCGACCGCCGCGAGCGACTCACCATGCAACTCGTCGCCGACGTCGCCGCCGAACGCGGGCCGCCGGTCGCTGTCGCGAAGGCCGACGAACTCGCACGCATCGACGCCACAGCCAAGGATCAGCTCCGCGAACGGATCGGCCGGGAGTTCGACAGCGATCGCCAGCAATCGTACAACGAACAACGCTGGGGATCGAAATACGCGAATGGCGACGGAGAATGA
- the nadA gene encoding quinolinate synthase NadA, whose amino-acid sequence MQTADLDTDLSLFKYDNLSQLPPAYRDLDADQRERRIDTALAELGDDVVILGHNYQRREIVEHADFIGDSYQLSTEAANSDAEYVIFGGVTFMAESADIITDDDQQVILPSMEASCPMAGMAEALQVDSAWAKLTAATDDDVIPICYMNSYADLKAFCAEHGGLVCTSSNAADAFEWALERGEKILFLPDKHLGTNTAYDLGLEDDTLVWDPWADDTEPEAIRANDIILWEGYCQVHERFRAEHVEELREDHPDAKVIVHPECRREVVEAADRVGSTADITQAVENADPGETWAIGTEIHLANHLDRWHPEVEVVPLCGDACMDCNAMRQIDPNYLLWVLEELVEGREQNVINVDPATADRAATALDRMLEL is encoded by the coding sequence ATGCAAACGGCTGATCTGGACACGGATCTCAGCCTGTTCAAATACGACAATCTGTCACAGTTGCCCCCGGCCTACCGGGATCTCGACGCCGATCAACGGGAGCGCCGGATCGACACGGCGCTGGCGGAACTCGGCGACGACGTCGTCATCCTTGGCCACAACTACCAGCGCCGGGAGATCGTCGAACACGCCGACTTCATCGGCGACTCCTACCAGCTGAGCACGGAGGCCGCCAACTCCGACGCCGAGTACGTCATCTTCGGCGGTGTGACCTTCATGGCCGAATCGGCCGATATCATCACCGACGACGACCAGCAGGTCATCCTCCCGAGCATGGAGGCTTCGTGTCCGATGGCCGGCATGGCCGAGGCGCTCCAGGTCGATTCGGCGTGGGCAAAGCTCACGGCGGCGACCGACGACGACGTCATCCCGATCTGCTATATGAACTCGTATGCGGACCTCAAAGCCTTCTGTGCCGAACACGGCGGGCTGGTCTGTACCTCCTCGAACGCCGCCGACGCCTTCGAGTGGGCCCTTGAGCGCGGCGAGAAGATCCTCTTTTTGCCCGATAAGCACCTCGGAACGAACACCGCCTACGACCTCGGTCTCGAAGACGACACGCTCGTCTGGGACCCCTGGGCCGACGACACCGAGCCCGAGGCGATCCGGGCGAACGACATCATCCTCTGGGAAGGCTATTGCCAGGTCCACGAGCGATTCCGGGCCGAACACGTCGAGGAGTTGCGCGAGGACCACCCCGACGCGAAGGTGATCGTCCACCCCGAGTGTCGGAGGGAAGTCGTCGAAGCCGCGGATCGCGTCGGGTCGACGGCCGACATCACACAAGCAGTCGAGAACGCGGATCCCGGTGAGACCTGGGCAATCGGGACCGAGATCCACCTCGCCAACCACCTCGATCGCTGGCACCCCGAGGTCGAGGTCGTTCCGCTGTGTGGCGACGCCTGTATGGACTGCAACGCGATGCGCCAGATCGACCCCAACTACCTGCTGTGGGTGCTCGAAGAGCTCGTCGAGGGTCGCGAGCAGAACGTCATCAACGTGGACCCGGCGACGGCGGATCGCGCGGCAACCGCACTCGATCGCATGCTCGAACTCTGA
- a CDS encoding YbjQ family protein, giving the protein MEFVTTETVPGEEINDSLGIARGNTVKARNVGRDITQSIRNITGGELKAYSELLTDARDEALERMAEDARSMGADAVVNVRLESSEIANGGSEVIAYGTAVTFE; this is encoded by the coding sequence ATGGAGTTCGTCACAACCGAGACAGTCCCAGGCGAAGAGATCAACGACTCGCTCGGCATCGCCCGCGGCAACACCGTCAAGGCCCGCAACGTCGGGCGGGATATCACCCAGAGCATCCGCAACATCACCGGCGGCGAGTTGAAAGCCTACTCCGAGTTGCTGACCGACGCCCGCGACGAGGCTTTAGAACGAATGGCAGAGGACGCCCGTTCGATGGGGGCCGACGCCGTCGTGAACGTCCGCCTGGAGAGTTCCGAGATCGCCAACGGCGGTTCGGAGGTCATCGCCTACGGGACGGCGGTCACGTTCGAGTAG
- a CDS encoding inorganic phosphate transporter, producing MAWALGANSNSPPFAPAIGANAISTMRAAFLVGILAALGALLQGGSISETVGRDLILGVQITPLAATAGLLTAAGFMAFGVYSGYPVPAAFATTGAMVGVGISLGGDPAIAKYQELALFWALVPPVSGGLAYGTATILRRDDIPETVGVPLLAGVVSGIVANIELGIIPGDAAQNSLAGFASSLVGLPDPLVRGVVTLAFGALGFLAIRRRTQASAERGIRTFLVALGSVVAFSSGGSQVGLATGPLETLFVTRLELPTLVLLGIGAVGILAGAWMGAPRLLQATSREYAQLGARRSIAALVPGFIIAQVAIALGIPISFNNIVISGVIGGGLAAGSAGVSRRKIGVTVGFWLLTLASSVGVGYGLYWVFATVLGME from the coding sequence ATGGCGTGGGCGCTGGGTGCAAACTCGAACTCGCCGCCGTTCGCCCCTGCGATCGGAGCCAACGCCATTTCGACGATGCGGGCGGCCTTTCTGGTCGGCATCCTCGCGGCGCTCGGGGCACTCTTACAGGGCGGCTCCATCTCCGAGACCGTCGGCAGAGATCTCATTCTCGGCGTTCAGATCACGCCGCTTGCGGCGACGGCGGGACTACTCACGGCGGCGGGGTTCATGGCCTTCGGTGTGTACTCGGGCTATCCCGTCCCAGCAGCCTTCGCCACCACCGGGGCGATGGTCGGCGTGGGGATCTCGTTAGGTGGCGACCCCGCCATCGCGAAGTACCAGGAACTCGCGCTGTTCTGGGCACTTGTCCCGCCTGTTTCGGGTGGGCTCGCCTACGGGACCGCGACGATCCTCCGCCGGGACGACATCCCCGAAACGGTCGGCGTGCCGCTGCTCGCGGGCGTCGTCTCCGGCATCGTCGCGAACATCGAACTGGGGATCATCCCGGGCGACGCAGCCCAGAACTCGCTTGCGGGATTCGCCTCGTCGCTCGTCGGACTGCCCGACCCGCTCGTCAGGGGGGTCGTCACTCTCGCGTTCGGCGCACTCGGGTTCCTCGCGATCCGACGGCGGACCCAAGCGTCCGCCGAACGGGGGATTCGGACCTTCCTGGTGGCGCTCGGTAGCGTGGTCGCCTTCTCCTCCGGCGGGAGCCAGGTCGGCCTCGCGACCGGGCCCCTGGAGACGCTGTTCGTCACCAGGCTTGAACTGCCCACGCTCGTTCTCCTGGGAATCGGTGCCGTTGGGATCCTGGCCGGTGCGTGGATGGGTGCCCCGCGACTCCTGCAGGCCACCTCCAGAGAGTACGCCCAGCTCGGCGCGCGCCGGTCGATCGCCGCTCTGGTTCCGGGGTTCATCATCGCCCAGGTGGCGATCGCGCTGGGAATCCCGATCTCGTTCAACAACATCGTCATCTCGGGGGTGATCGGCGGCGGGCTCGCGGCCGGGTCCGCCGGCGTCTCCCGCCGGAAGATCGGCGTCACCGTCGGCTTCTGGCTGCTGACGCTCGCGAGTTCGGTCGGCGTCGGCTACGGCCTCTACTGGGTGTTCGCGACAGTCCTGGGCATGGAGTGA
- the gpmI gene encoding 2,3-bisphosphoglycerate-independent phosphoglycerate mutase: MQAGLIILDGWGLNDDEDARDAVKAADTPNFDAYWDAGAHNRLDASGRRVGLPEGQMGNSEVGHLNIGAGRVVKQDTTRITDDIEDGTFFENENLLAAMDYAKDNDGQVHFMGLVSDGGVHSRQTHLHALIEMAADNDVEAVTHAFMDGRDTSPTGGADYLRELQGVIDEEGTGDVATVTGRYHAMDRDQNWERTKKAYDAIVHREAEFEAPDPVTATEESYDRDTTDEFIEPTLIEGGAALEDGDAVIFFNFRSDRARQLTRLLNSIDPDWDFDTSPPETHYVTMTQYDETFDLPVAYPPNQPANTLGEVVSAAGGTQLRLAESEKYPHVTYFLNGGREVKFDGELREIVESPDVPTYDEQPEMSAAGVTDTAIQFIESESQSDPEQSSGDQPRDSDDPDLLVLNYANPDMVGHTGDFDATVAAVEAVDEQLGRLIDAVQTAGADVLITADHGNADDLGTVEDPHTAHTLNDVPIVYLTSEGDEGGRSVRSGGSLCDIAPTLLELLDVEKPAEMTGESLLE, translated from the coding sequence ATGCAGGCAGGACTCATCATCCTCGACGGCTGGGGACTCAACGACGACGAGGACGCCCGTGACGCGGTCAAAGCCGCGGACACGCCGAACTTCGACGCGTACTGGGACGCGGGCGCACACAACCGACTGGACGCCTCGGGCCGACGCGTCGGCCTGCCGGAGGGACAGATGGGCAACAGCGAGGTCGGCCACCTCAACATCGGGGCCGGCCGCGTGGTCAAGCAGGACACGACGCGCATCACCGACGATATCGAGGACGGCACGTTCTTCGAGAACGAGAACCTCCTCGCCGCGATGGACTACGCCAAAGACAACGACGGCCAGGTCCACTTCATGGGCCTGGTCAGCGACGGCGGGGTCCACTCCCGACAGACCCACCTCCACGCGCTGATCGAGATGGCCGCCGACAACGACGTCGAGGCGGTCACCCACGCCTTCATGGACGGTCGGGACACCTCGCCGACCGGCGGCGCGGACTACCTCCGGGAACTCCAGGGCGTCATCGACGAGGAAGGTACCGGCGACGTCGCGACCGTGACGGGTCGGTATCACGCGATGGACCGCGACCAGAACTGGGAGCGCACGAAGAAGGCCTACGACGCGATCGTCCACCGCGAGGCCGAGTTCGAAGCGCCAGACCCGGTGACGGCCACCGAGGAGTCCTACGACCGGGACACCACCGACGAGTTCATCGAGCCGACGCTGATCGAGGGCGGCGCGGCACTCGAAGACGGCGACGCGGTCATCTTCTTCAATTTCCGGTCGGATCGGGCCCGCCAGCTCACCCGGCTGCTCAACTCCATCGACCCGGACTGGGACTTCGACACCTCGCCGCCGGAGACCCACTACGTGACGATGACGCAGTACGACGAGACGTTCGACCTCCCCGTGGCCTACCCGCCCAACCAGCCTGCGAACACACTGGGTGAAGTCGTCTCGGCGGCCGGCGGCACCCAGTTGCGCCTCGCGGAATCGGAGAAGTACCCCCACGTCACGTACTTCCTCAACGGCGGCCGCGAGGTCAAGTTCGACGGCGAACTCCGGGAGATCGTCGAGAGCCCGGACGTGCCGACCTACGACGAACAGCCCGAGATGAGTGCTGCAGGCGTCACTGACACTGCCATCCAGTTCATCGAGAGCGAGTCGCAGAGCGACCCGGAACAGTCGAGCGGCGACCAGCCGCGAGACAGCGACGATCCCGACCTGCTGGTGCTCAACTACGCCAACCCCGACATGGTCGGCCACACCGGCGACTTCGACGCCACAGTCGCGGCCGTCGAGGCCGTCGACGAACAGCTGGGGCGGTTGATCGACGCGGTCCAGACAGCCGGTGCGGACGTCCTCATCACCGCCGACCACGGTAACGCCGACGACCTCGGGACAGTCGAGGATCCCCATACGGCCCACACGCTCAACGATGTCCCGATCGTCTACCTCACGAGCGAGGGCGACGAGGGCGGGCGCTCCGTGCGCTCCGGTGGCTCGCTGTGTGACATCGCGCCGACGCTGCTGGAACTGCTCGACGTCGAAAAGCCCGCCGAGATGACTGGCGAGTCGCTACTCGAATAG
- a CDS encoding sulfite exporter TauE/SafE family protein — protein MGTNESHVDPVAFLEHLRAFRYREVTMALATLSVIAGSIVFFPGVEGMTSGLQSDVSAEILALFVGVAVLAGAIKGMIGFGYALIATPIFASVIDPTLAVVVLAIPPWMLNMFQVGETDTGMTFIREEWVLLVLAIIGAVVGVAVLDAVETGPLVPFLIGVVVFGYVLFQLGQGFVTVEKAHHPVAMSVAGALEGFLLAVANLGPLLPAYFHTFERDTERYIGGLSMVLGAIFTVRILQMALFTDLMTPYRLWLGSVIAVVTLVGLFVGTYLRRLEIDERRFNWFVIALLFVISLNIFRQTIPALFL, from the coding sequence ATGGGGACGAACGAGTCGCACGTCGATCCGGTAGCGTTTCTCGAACACCTCCGGGCCTTCCGGTACCGGGAGGTGACGATGGCATTGGCGACGCTGTCGGTGATCGCCGGGTCGATCGTCTTCTTCCCCGGCGTCGAGGGGATGACCAGCGGGCTGCAGTCGGACGTCTCGGCGGAGATCCTGGCCCTCTTCGTCGGCGTCGCGGTCCTCGCCGGCGCGATCAAGGGCATGATCGGGTTCGGCTACGCGCTGATCGCGACGCCCATCTTCGCGTCGGTGATCGACCCGACGCTCGCGGTCGTCGTGCTGGCGATCCCGCCGTGGATGCTCAACATGTTCCAGGTCGGCGAGACTGACACTGGCATGACCTTCATCCGCGAGGAGTGGGTCCTGCTCGTGCTGGCAATCATCGGTGCAGTCGTCGGCGTGGCCGTCCTCGACGCGGTCGAGACCGGCCCGCTCGTGCCGTTCCTGATCGGGGTGGTCGTCTTCGGGTACGTGCTCTTCCAGCTCGGTCAGGGCTTCGTGACCGTCGAGAAGGCTCATCACCCTGTTGCGATGAGCGTCGCCGGCGCGCTGGAGGGGTTCCTGCTGGCGGTGGCGAACCTCGGGCCGCTGCTGCCCGCCTACTTCCACACCTTCGAGCGCGACACGGAGCGCTACATCGGCGGGCTCTCGATGGTGCTGGGTGCGATATTTACAGTCCGGATCCTCCAGATGGCGCTGTTCACCGATCTCATGACGCCCTACCGGCTGTGGCTGGGCTCGGTCATCGCCGTCGTGACGCTCGTCGGGTTGTTCGTCGGAACCTACCTCCGGCGGCTGGAGATCGACGAGCGGCGGTTCAACTGGTTCGTGATCGCGCTGCTGTTTGTGATCTCGCTGAACATCTTCCGGCAGACGATCCCGGCGCTGTTTTTGTAG
- a CDS encoding MFS transporter: MTDRRLLSVVQKLLDSAGTEYRYHVIYFSYYFALNGMVTFRNAYFDEIGLTGSQMGLIGALLVAGGLVAQPAWGVLADKTGATRGIMLTGAIVSGISILLFPLAAHTPWEFSLMIVATLFVSSFRAPILPIANSMVLSKGLSYGQIRAAGSLAFGLGSLFIGWVATFFGLSVIFYLYAAGMAFLAVLVKGLEKPRADISPDLKRDAIRLLGNQRFILLLFIAVVIPGAFAGADAFLSVYLRELTGGDSITGVAWLVKTFTEAVVFVWLSRHSFDNRTLLTVGGVVTMAAYLVLGLTQAAPIAVGVMIVSGSGVAFFIYAAVNMAHKYAPVALAATAQTLLSSIGMGVGRASSQLGSGWLVDTVGVQSLYLFLAAAAAIATVVSLRFHVTRLRSAIGRRT, encoded by the coding sequence GTGACAGATAGACGACTACTATCGGTTGTCCAGAAGTTGCTCGACAGTGCAGGCACCGAGTACCGATATCACGTCATTTACTTCTCGTATTACTTCGCGTTGAACGGGATGGTGACGTTCAGAAACGCCTACTTCGACGAGATCGGCCTCACGGGGTCACAGATGGGGCTGATCGGGGCGCTGCTGGTCGCCGGCGGGCTGGTCGCCCAGCCGGCGTGGGGTGTGCTCGCCGACAAAACGGGCGCGACGCGGGGGATCATGCTGACTGGGGCGATCGTCTCGGGGATCAGCATCCTGCTGTTTCCGCTTGCGGCCCACACCCCCTGGGAGTTCAGTCTCATGATCGTCGCGACGTTGTTCGTCTCGAGTTTCCGCGCGCCGATCCTGCCGATTGCGAACTCGATGGTGCTCTCGAAGGGGCTGAGCTACGGCCAGATCCGGGCGGCCGGGAGCCTCGCGTTCGGCCTCGGCAGTCTCTTCATCGGGTGGGTCGCGACGTTCTTCGGGCTCTCGGTGATCTTCTACCTCTATGCGGCCGGCATGGCGTTTCTCGCCGTACTCGTCAAGGGTCTTGAGAAGCCTCGGGCGGACATCTCACCGGACTTGAAACGGGACGCAATCAGGCTTTTGGGCAACCAGCGGTTCATCCTGCTGCTGTTCATCGCGGTGGTGATCCCCGGTGCCTTCGCCGGAGCCGACGCCTTCCTGTCGGTGTACCTCCGGGAACTCACCGGTGGAGATAGCATTACGGGCGTCGCGTGGCTGGTCAAGACGTTCACCGAGGCCGTCGTCTTCGTGTGGTTATCCCGGCACAGCTTCGACAACCGGACGTTGTTGACAGTCGGCGGCGTGGTGACAATGGCCGCGTATCTCGTGTTGGGGCTCACCCAGGCGGCACCGATCGCCGTCGGGGTCATGATCGTCTCCGGATCGGGCGTGGCCTTCTTCATCTACGCCGCGGTCAACATGGCCCACAAGTACGCGCCGGTCGCGCTGGCGGCGACCGCCCAGACCCTGTTGTCCTCGATCGGGATGGGCGTCGGACGGGCATCGAGCCAACTCGGCTCGGGGTGGCTGGTGGACACGGTCGGCGTCCAGTCGCTGTACCTGTTTCTGGCGGCCGCGGCCGCGATCGCGACGGTCGTCAGCCTCCGGTTTCACGTCACCCGGCTCCGGAGTGCGATCGGACGCCGGACGTGA
- a CDS encoding L-aspartate oxidase — protein MSREVDQRETSERASGETARSDAEVILATKARRPEDASTWWAQGGIAISRDDPKQFKQDIIDASAGTADPEAADVLVENANEAVRDVLVETLSVPFDTADGSDDAVAERGGEDFDFGKEAAHDADRILHVDASTGSYVLERFLAFVDDHPDIRVLDDTAALDLITHEGEVRGAYLESSGEVRPVFAGATVLATGGVGDLYPDSTNPAGSTGDGIAMAALAGADVADMEFVQFHPTAHVDESGTLLISEAVRGEGATLRNAYGERFMPAYDEDAELAPRDVVARAVKNEREVSGEVFLDVSDIDFEERFPDLVEQCERRGIDWETGIPVRPAQHFLCGGVAVDEWGRTSLDGLYAVGECAHTGVHGANRLASTSLLEGLVWGLRAGADATGRDPAPMDVPDLDDRDPALPDSFAREKFTRLRRVMGEYVGIERDPDELERALGVLRRLKGEVDAYVRTRTSRSLYELRNASVVALLIARAAAANDESVGTHNLVSDDGTSTDDEATVETP, from the coding sequence GTGAGCCGCGAGGTCGACCAGCGGGAGACCTCGGAACGAGCGAGCGGTGAAACCGCGAGAAGTGATGCGGAAGTGATCCTCGCGACGAAAGCCCGCCGGCCCGAGGACGCCTCGACGTGGTGGGCCCAGGGCGGCATCGCCATTTCGCGTGACGACCCTAAGCAGTTCAAACAGGACATCATCGACGCATCCGCCGGTACGGCCGATCCCGAGGCAGCGGACGTCCTGGTCGAGAACGCGAACGAAGCCGTCCGGGACGTTCTCGTCGAGACGCTGTCGGTCCCCTTCGATACCGCGGACGGAAGCGATGACGCGGTGGCCGAACGTGGCGGCGAGGACTTCGACTTCGGGAAGGAGGCCGCCCACGACGCGGACCGCATCCTCCACGTCGACGCCTCGACGGGTTCGTACGTCCTCGAACGCTTCCTCGCATTCGTCGACGACCACCCGGACATTCGCGTGCTCGACGACACCGCCGCGCTGGATCTCATCACCCACGAGGGCGAGGTCCGCGGTGCGTACCTCGAATCAAGCGGCGAGGTCCGGCCGGTCTTCGCCGGCGCGACCGTGCTGGCGACCGGCGGCGTCGGCGACCTCTATCCCGACTCGACCAATCCCGCGGGTTCGACCGGCGACGGCATCGCCATGGCAGCGCTGGCCGGTGCGGACGTCGCCGACATGGAGTTCGTCCAGTTCCACCCGACGGCCCACGTCGACGAGAGCGGGACGCTGCTCATCAGCGAGGCCGTCCGCGGCGAGGGCGCGACCCTCCGGAACGCCTACGGCGAGCGGTTCATGCCCGCCTACGACGAGGACGCCGAACTCGCGCCGCGGGACGTGGTCGCGCGGGCGGTCAAAAACGAACGCGAAGTCAGCGGCGAAGTGTTCCTCGACGTTTCGGATATCGACTTCGAAGAGCGGTTCCCGGACCTCGTCGAGCAGTGCGAACGGCGCGGGATCGACTGGGAGACGGGGATCCCCGTCAGGCCCGCCCAGCACTTCCTCTGTGGCGGAGTCGCTGTCGACGAGTGGGGTCGGACCTCGCTCGATGGTCTCTACGCCGTCGGCGAGTGCGCCCACACGGGAGTCCACGGCGCCAACCGCCTGGCGAGCACCAGCCTGCTCGAGGGGTTGGTCTGGGGACTCCGGGCCGGCGCGGACGCCACCGGTCGCGACCCTGCGCCGATGGACGTCCCCGACCTGGACGACCGCGATCCGGCGCTACCCGACTCCTTCGCCCGCGAGAAGTTCACCCGACTCCGGCGGGTGATGGGCGAGTACGTCGGCATCGAGCGCGATCCCGACGAATTGGAGCGAGCACTCGGGGTCCTCCGGCGACTCAAGGGCGAGGTCGACGCCTACGTCCGGACGCGGACCTCCCGGTCGCTGTACGAACTCCGGAACGCCAGCGTCGTCGCCCTCCTGATCGCTCGCGCCGCGGCCGCAAACGACGAAAGCGTCGGCACGCACAATCTCGTCTCCGACGATGGGACGAGCACCGACGACGAGGCGACCGTCGAAACGCCATGA
- a CDS encoding M48 family metallopeptidase, with protein MAVVGSILFGFYAVVALALYAAFGGGTTILAVILLGSVGFVGVQYKIGKWAALRSVGAEDMPEDDPRFREIHRSIERMSDEMGIDKPRVMVAEMGVPNAFAVGRKKAGVVVVSAELIHMLDHEELEGVLAHELAHIRNRDVIMMVIGQGIASIVALVAQFAVLFAGDNDFGDFIMAMVVGNIVQFIVMIFVMAISRYREYVADSDAAEITGGEPLARALEKINSADHSRSRIDEQASALCIKGEERSLLSKIFSTHPPTEKRIQKLRA; from the coding sequence ATGGCCGTCGTCGGGTCGATCCTGTTCGGCTTCTACGCCGTGGTGGCGCTCGCCCTGTATGCCGCCTTCGGCGGTGGGACCACCATCCTCGCGGTGATCCTGCTTGGCAGCGTCGGCTTCGTCGGCGTCCAGTACAAGATCGGCAAGTGGGCCGCCCTCAGGAGTGTCGGGGCCGAAGACATGCCCGAGGACGACCCCCGATTCCGGGAGATCCACCGTTCGATCGAGCGGATGAGCGACGAAATGGGCATCGACAAGCCCCGCGTGATGGTCGCCGAGATGGGCGTCCCCAACGCCTTCGCCGTCGGGCGGAAGAAGGCCGGTGTCGTGGTCGTCTCCGCAGAGCTCATCCACATGCTCGACCACGAGGAACTCGAGGGCGTCCTCGCCCACGAACTCGCCCACATCCGGAATCGCGACGTGATCATGATGGTCATCGGCCAGGGGATCGCCTCGATCGTCGCGCTGGTCGCACAGTTCGCCGTCCTCTTTGCGGGCGACAACGACTTCGGCGACTTCATCATGGCGATGGTCGTCGGGAACATCGTCCAGTTCATCGTGATGATCTTCGTGATGGCGATCTCACGCTACCGGGAGTACGTCGCCGACAGTGACGCCGCCGAAATCACGGGCGGCGAACCCCTTGCACGCGCGCTCGAAAAGATCAACTCGGCCGATCACAGCCGGAGCCGGATCGACGAACAGGCCAGCGCGCTCTGTATCAAGGGCGAGGAACGCAGCCTGCTCTCGAAGATCTTCTCGACGCACCCGCCGACCGAAAAGCGGATTCAGAAGCTCCGGGCCTAG